TGTTCCGTTTTGTCTGTTTATAAAGCGTTTAAGCATAAAAAAAATGAAAAAAAGTTATTGTCCTATTGATACTTTTATAAATACAATTAAGGGGAAAAGAAAAGGCACCATCATTTTACATCTTTTTCAAGGAGATAAGAGGTATAGTGAGTTGGTTAGATTAATGCCTGATATTAGTGAACGTATGATTTCTAAACAACTTAAGGAGTTGGAGAAAGATAGTTTGATTCACAGACAAGTATTCCCAGAAGTGCCACCTAGGGTAGAGTATAGCTTAACAAAGCTGGGCAAAGACATACATCCTGTTTTAAAAGGAATGTATAAAGGTGGCTTACTTTTTGAAAATAGTATTGAAAGTGTCGATTAATTATGAAACACTATCTCACTTAACAAATTGACCTTTGAATCTATAAAACAAATAT
The nucleotide sequence above comes from Aureibaculum algae. Encoded proteins:
- a CDS encoding winged helix-turn-helix transcriptional regulator, which gives rise to MKKSYCPIDTFINTIKGKRKGTIILHLFQGDKRYSELVRLMPDISERMISKQLKELEKDSLIHRQVFPEVPPRVEYSLTKLGKDIHPVLKGMYKGGLLFENSIESVD